One Ctenopharyngodon idella isolate HZGC_01 chromosome 9, HZGC01, whole genome shotgun sequence DNA window includes the following coding sequences:
- the traf3ip1 gene encoding TRAF3-interacting protein 1 isoform X2: MNESVIKKTQETLGKVIKKPPLTEKLLSKPPFRYLHDIFSEVIRTTGFMKGLYGEAEMKSDNVKDKDSKIVFLQKAIDVVMLVSGEPLAAKPARIVAGHEPEKTNELLQVIAKCCLNKLSSDEAVRRVLAGDKVDQKGKPSTSRSQDKENREGRERHRDREERKGIKESSGSREQKDPDQPKDHESKRDDKDRRQDAERSDKGRERDRTKDRDKDKDKDKSRDREKDKTKEKEREREKEKDRNKDKEKERDKERDKKRERESHKDRERDKERDREREKRREREKEKERHRETEGKLKDRGDRKIKAVEEISKSKPHPEVASKTHEAEAEEAEGGELEPTDLSEIEAESPSRIPRPSSAKGQRRWPKAGGQDETESEGGDIPSAEKPVPIENGEATDSVPPQTTHRRLPRPSSARPAAPRVKRQESYADVTPAERLGSGKTPATVILDGKKFSEDEDDEDGQFVVEETAPPPSDIPEMERNSLELQGDDKHGGLVKKILETKKDYESSPSTKSKEQDRTLVSEASRKKERELVAKEIERLRSSIQTVCRSALPLGKIMDYIQEDMDSMQNELQTWRKENKENAQALLQEQRITDSIVEPLKSELTELEQLIKDQQDKICAVKSNILKNEEKIQKMVSSISFSSQT; encoded by the exons ATGAACGAATCAGTTATCAAAAAGACCCAGGAGACTCTGGGAAAAGTGATCAAAAAGCCTCCTCTGACAGAAAAACTGCTCAGCAAACCGCCGTTTCGATACCTGCACGATATCTTCAGTGAG gtaataCGTACCACAGGCTTTATGAAAGGACTTTATGGAGAAGCAGAGATGAAGTCAGATAATGTGAAG GACAAAGATTCAAAAATAGTGTTCCTTCAGAAGGCAATCGATGTGGTGATGCTAGTCAGTGGAGAGCCCTTGGCTGCCAAACCTGCTCGAATCGTAGCTGGACACGAACCAGAGAAGACCAACGAGCTGCTGCAGGTCATTGCTAAGTGCTGTCTCAACAAG CTCTCCAGTGACGAGGCTGTTAGGCGGGTGTTAGCAGGAGACAAGGTGGATCAGAAGGGGAAGCCCAGCACCTCCAGATCCCAGGACAAGGAGAACCGAGAGGGCAGGGAGCGCCACCGAGACCGAGAG GAGAGGAAGGGCATTAAGGAGAGCAGCGGAAGCAGAGAGCAGAAAGATCCAGATCAACCGAAAGATCACGAGAGCAAGAGGGACGACAAGGACCGCCGACAAGATGCCGAGAGGTCTGACAAGGGGCGTGAAAGAGACCGGACAAAAGACAGAGACAAAGACAAGGACAAGGACAAGAGCCGGGATCGGGAGAAAGACAAGACCAAAGAGAAGGAGCGTGAGCGAGAGAAGGAGAAGGACCGCAACAAGGACAAGGAGAAGGAGCGAGATAAAGAAAGGGATAAGAAAAGGGAACGAGAATCTCACAAAGACAGAGAAcgagacaaagaaagagatcGTGAGCGCGAGAAACgaagggagagagaaaaagagaaagaacgACACCGAGAGACTGAAGGGAAGCTGAAGGACAGAGGCGATAGAAAG ATCAAGGCAGTAGAGGAGATCAGCAAGTCAAAGCCTCACCCAGAGGTTGCAAGTAAAACACATGAAGCTGAAGCAGAAGAG GCGGAGGGCGGTGAACTGGAG CCTACAGATCTCTCTGAAATTGAG GCTGAGAGTCCTTCCCGGATCCCAAGGCCCTCATCGGCTAAAGGACAGAGGCGGTGGCCCAAAGCAGGAGGTCAAG ATGAGACTGAAAGTGAAGGAG GGGACATCCCTTCAGCAGAGAAACCAGTCCCCATTGAGAATGGAGAAGCAACAGATTCTGTGCCACCTCAAACAACACACag AAGATTACCGCGGCCCAGCAGCGCTCGACCAGCAGCCCCCCGCGTCAAGCGACAGGAGAGCTACGCTGATGTGACCCCAGCAGAGAG GCTGGGCAGTGGTAAGACCCCTGCAACGGTCATTTTGGATGGCAAGAAGTTCTCTGAAGATGAGGATGATGAAGATGGCCAGTTTGTGGTGGAGGAGACAGCTCCGCCTCCCTCTGACATACCAGAAATGGAG CGTAATTCACTTGAACTGCAAGGGGATGACAAACATG GTGGGCTtgtgaaaaaaatcctggaGACAAAAAAAGACTATGAATCATCTCCATCCACAAAGTCAAAAGAACAG GATCGGACGCTGGTGTCGGAGGCGTCTCGTAAGAAAGAACGTGAACTGGTGGCGAAGGAGATTGAGCGCTTGCGTTCGTCTATACAGACGGTGTGCCGCAGCGCTCTGCCCCTGGGCAAGATCATGGACTACATTCAGGAGGATATGGACTCCATGCAGAATGAACTGCAGACCTGGCGCAAAGAGAACAAGGAGAACGCACAGGCTCTGTTACAGGAACAAAG AATCACGGACAGCATTGTGGAACCTCTGAAGTCGGAACTCACTGAACTGGAGCAGTTAATCAAAGACCAGCAGGACAAGATCTGCGCAGTCAAGTCCAACATCCTAAAGAATGAGGAGAAGATCCAGAAGATGGTATCCAGCATCAGCTTCTCCTCGCAAACATGA
- the traf3ip1 gene encoding TRAF3-interacting protein 1 isoform X1 has protein sequence MNESVIKKTQETLGKVIKKPPLTEKLLSKPPFRYLHDIFSEVIRTTGFMKGLYGEAEMKSDNVKDKDSKIVFLQKAIDVVMLVSGEPLAAKPARIVAGHEPEKTNELLQVIAKCCLNKLSSDEAVRRVLAGDKVDQKGKPSTSRSQDKENREGRERHRDREERKGIKESSGSREQKDPDQPKDHESKRDDKDRRQDAERSDKGRERDRTKDRDKDKDKDKSRDREKDKTKEKEREREKEKDRNKDKEKERDKERDKKRERESHKDRERDKERDREREKRREREKEKERHRETEGKLKDRGDRKIKAVEEISKSKPHPEVASKTHEAEAEEAEGGELEPTDLSEIEAESPSRIPRPSSAKGQRRWPKAGGQDETESEGEGDIPSAEKPVPIENGEATDSVPPQTTHRRLPRPSSARPAAPRVKRQESYADVTPAERLGSGKTPATVILDGKKFSEDEDDEDGQFVVEETAPPPSDIPEMERNSLELQGDDKHGGLVKKILETKKDYESSPSTKSKEQDRTLVSEASRKKERELVAKEIERLRSSIQTVCRSALPLGKIMDYIQEDMDSMQNELQTWRKENKENAQALLQEQRITDSIVEPLKSELTELEQLIKDQQDKICAVKSNILKNEEKIQKMVSSISFSSQT, from the exons ATGAACGAATCAGTTATCAAAAAGACCCAGGAGACTCTGGGAAAAGTGATCAAAAAGCCTCCTCTGACAGAAAAACTGCTCAGCAAACCGCCGTTTCGATACCTGCACGATATCTTCAGTGAG gtaataCGTACCACAGGCTTTATGAAAGGACTTTATGGAGAAGCAGAGATGAAGTCAGATAATGTGAAG GACAAAGATTCAAAAATAGTGTTCCTTCAGAAGGCAATCGATGTGGTGATGCTAGTCAGTGGAGAGCCCTTGGCTGCCAAACCTGCTCGAATCGTAGCTGGACACGAACCAGAGAAGACCAACGAGCTGCTGCAGGTCATTGCTAAGTGCTGTCTCAACAAG CTCTCCAGTGACGAGGCTGTTAGGCGGGTGTTAGCAGGAGACAAGGTGGATCAGAAGGGGAAGCCCAGCACCTCCAGATCCCAGGACAAGGAGAACCGAGAGGGCAGGGAGCGCCACCGAGACCGAGAG GAGAGGAAGGGCATTAAGGAGAGCAGCGGAAGCAGAGAGCAGAAAGATCCAGATCAACCGAAAGATCACGAGAGCAAGAGGGACGACAAGGACCGCCGACAAGATGCCGAGAGGTCTGACAAGGGGCGTGAAAGAGACCGGACAAAAGACAGAGACAAAGACAAGGACAAGGACAAGAGCCGGGATCGGGAGAAAGACAAGACCAAAGAGAAGGAGCGTGAGCGAGAGAAGGAGAAGGACCGCAACAAGGACAAGGAGAAGGAGCGAGATAAAGAAAGGGATAAGAAAAGGGAACGAGAATCTCACAAAGACAGAGAAcgagacaaagaaagagatcGTGAGCGCGAGAAACgaagggagagagaaaaagagaaagaacgACACCGAGAGACTGAAGGGAAGCTGAAGGACAGAGGCGATAGAAAG ATCAAGGCAGTAGAGGAGATCAGCAAGTCAAAGCCTCACCCAGAGGTTGCAAGTAAAACACATGAAGCTGAAGCAGAAGAG GCGGAGGGCGGTGAACTGGAG CCTACAGATCTCTCTGAAATTGAG GCTGAGAGTCCTTCCCGGATCCCAAGGCCCTCATCGGCTAAAGGACAGAGGCGGTGGCCCAAAGCAGGAGGTCAAG ATGAGACTGAAAGTGAAGGAG aAGGGGACATCCCTTCAGCAGAGAAACCAGTCCCCATTGAGAATGGAGAAGCAACAGATTCTGTGCCACCTCAAACAACACACag AAGATTACCGCGGCCCAGCAGCGCTCGACCAGCAGCCCCCCGCGTCAAGCGACAGGAGAGCTACGCTGATGTGACCCCAGCAGAGAG GCTGGGCAGTGGTAAGACCCCTGCAACGGTCATTTTGGATGGCAAGAAGTTCTCTGAAGATGAGGATGATGAAGATGGCCAGTTTGTGGTGGAGGAGACAGCTCCGCCTCCCTCTGACATACCAGAAATGGAG CGTAATTCACTTGAACTGCAAGGGGATGACAAACATG GTGGGCTtgtgaaaaaaatcctggaGACAAAAAAAGACTATGAATCATCTCCATCCACAAAGTCAAAAGAACAG GATCGGACGCTGGTGTCGGAGGCGTCTCGTAAGAAAGAACGTGAACTGGTGGCGAAGGAGATTGAGCGCTTGCGTTCGTCTATACAGACGGTGTGCCGCAGCGCTCTGCCCCTGGGCAAGATCATGGACTACATTCAGGAGGATATGGACTCCATGCAGAATGAACTGCAGACCTGGCGCAAAGAGAACAAGGAGAACGCACAGGCTCTGTTACAGGAACAAAG AATCACGGACAGCATTGTGGAACCTCTGAAGTCGGAACTCACTGAACTGGAGCAGTTAATCAAAGACCAGCAGGACAAGATCTGCGCAGTCAAGTCCAACATCCTAAAGAATGAGGAGAAGATCCAGAAGATGGTATCCAGCATCAGCTTCTCCTCGCAAACATGA
- the asb1 gene encoding ankyrin repeat and SOCS box protein 1 isoform X2: protein MMADGENVELPNTAGRNLKEWLQEQFGNRPLEQSEDMRLHNAAHLGDLDTLRTLLQEDSFKQRINERLIWSCGLLPCTPLRIAAMMGHSKCVEYLISQGAGVDLVDVKGQTALFMAVVNGHLDCVKILLKAGADPNGSRHHRSTPLYHAAQVGRVDILRELIRFNADVDIDHRLEQRAMFGTRTLATLAVCPLFISAAYHHFPCFRMLLNAGANPNYNYNGPVSREALVRGRASCMLDGVLKLGCEPAFVRLLLDHGADPYLVPWDELDPETMVRLKVNAEALRIYQEAKRSDIILEGKTTAQTSVSY, encoded by the exons ATGATGGCAGATGGTGAGAATGTTGAGCTGCCAAACACAGCTG GTCGTAACCTGAAGGAATGGCTCCAGGAACAATTTGGCAACAGGCCTCTGGAACAGAGTGAGGACATGCGTCTACATAACGCTGCCCATTTGGGAGATCTAGACACTCTCAGGACCCTACTACAAGAAGACAGCTTCAAACA GCGAATCAACGAGAGGTTGATTTGGTCATGTGGTTTGCTGCCCTGCACGCCCCTGCGTATTGCTGCCATGATGGGTCACAGCAAATGTGTGGAGTATCTGATCTCTCAGGGAGCTGGAGTGGACCTGGTGGATGTGAAGGGTCAGACTGCTCTGTTCATGGCTGTGGTTAATGGACACCTGGACTGTGTGAAGATCCTTCTGAAAGCCGGTGCTGATCCGAATGGCAGCAGGCATCACCGAAGCACACCTTTATACCACGCTGCACAAGTGGGCCGAGTGGACATCCTACGAGAGCTGATCAG GTTCAATGCTGATGTTGATATTGACCACCGGCTGGAACAGAGGGCTATGTTCGGCACCCGCACTTTGGCAACTCTGGCAGTCTGTCCATTGTTCATTAGCGCTGCTTACCACCACTTCCCCTGCTTCCGGATGCTTCTGAATGCCGGGGCCAACCCGAACTACAACTACAATGGCCCCGTGAGCAGGGAAGCGCTGGTCAGGGGCCGGGCCTCCTGTATGCTGGATGGCGTTCTAAAACTCGGATGCGAACCAGCCTTTGTTCGCTTGCTGCTGGACCATGGCGCTGACCCGTATCTAGTCCCCTGGGACGAGCTCGATCCTGAAACCATGGTTCGCTTAAAGGTCAACGCTGAAGCCCTTCGAATCTACCAGGAGGCCAAAA gaagtgacatcattttggaGGGAAAAACAACAGCTCAAACATCAGTGAGTTATTAG
- the traf3ip1 gene encoding TRAF3-interacting protein 1 isoform X3, with the protein MNESVIKKTQETLGKVIKKPPLTEKLLSKPPFRYLHDIFSEVIRTTGFMKGLYGEAEMKSDNVKDKDSKIVFLQKAIDVVMLVSGEPLAAKPARIVAGHEPEKTNELLQVIAKCCLNKLSSDEAVRRVLAGDKVDQKGKPSTSRSQDKENREGRERHRDREERKGIKESSGSREQKDPDQPKDHESKRDDKDRRQDAERSDKGRERDRTKDRDKDKDKDKSRDREKDKTKEKEREREKEKDRNKDKEKERDKERDKKRERESHKDRERDKERDREREKRREREKEKERHRETEGKLKDRGDRKIKAVEEISKSKPHPEVASKTHEAEAEEAESPSRIPRPSSAKGQRRWPKAGGQDETESEGEGDIPSAEKPVPIENGEATDSVPPQTTHRRLPRPSSARPAAPRVKRQESYADVTPAERLGSGKTPATVILDGKKFSEDEDDEDGQFVVEETAPPPSDIPEMERNSLELQGDDKHGGLVKKILETKKDYESSPSTKSKEQDRTLVSEASRKKERELVAKEIERLRSSIQTVCRSALPLGKIMDYIQEDMDSMQNELQTWRKENKENAQALLQEQRITDSIVEPLKSELTELEQLIKDQQDKICAVKSNILKNEEKIQKMVSSISFSSQT; encoded by the exons ATGAACGAATCAGTTATCAAAAAGACCCAGGAGACTCTGGGAAAAGTGATCAAAAAGCCTCCTCTGACAGAAAAACTGCTCAGCAAACCGCCGTTTCGATACCTGCACGATATCTTCAGTGAG gtaataCGTACCACAGGCTTTATGAAAGGACTTTATGGAGAAGCAGAGATGAAGTCAGATAATGTGAAG GACAAAGATTCAAAAATAGTGTTCCTTCAGAAGGCAATCGATGTGGTGATGCTAGTCAGTGGAGAGCCCTTGGCTGCCAAACCTGCTCGAATCGTAGCTGGACACGAACCAGAGAAGACCAACGAGCTGCTGCAGGTCATTGCTAAGTGCTGTCTCAACAAG CTCTCCAGTGACGAGGCTGTTAGGCGGGTGTTAGCAGGAGACAAGGTGGATCAGAAGGGGAAGCCCAGCACCTCCAGATCCCAGGACAAGGAGAACCGAGAGGGCAGGGAGCGCCACCGAGACCGAGAG GAGAGGAAGGGCATTAAGGAGAGCAGCGGAAGCAGAGAGCAGAAAGATCCAGATCAACCGAAAGATCACGAGAGCAAGAGGGACGACAAGGACCGCCGACAAGATGCCGAGAGGTCTGACAAGGGGCGTGAAAGAGACCGGACAAAAGACAGAGACAAAGACAAGGACAAGGACAAGAGCCGGGATCGGGAGAAAGACAAGACCAAAGAGAAGGAGCGTGAGCGAGAGAAGGAGAAGGACCGCAACAAGGACAAGGAGAAGGAGCGAGATAAAGAAAGGGATAAGAAAAGGGAACGAGAATCTCACAAAGACAGAGAAcgagacaaagaaagagatcGTGAGCGCGAGAAACgaagggagagagaaaaagagaaagaacgACACCGAGAGACTGAAGGGAAGCTGAAGGACAGAGGCGATAGAAAG ATCAAGGCAGTAGAGGAGATCAGCAAGTCAAAGCCTCACCCAGAGGTTGCAAGTAAAACACATGAAGCTGAAGCAGAAGAG GCTGAGAGTCCTTCCCGGATCCCAAGGCCCTCATCGGCTAAAGGACAGAGGCGGTGGCCCAAAGCAGGAGGTCAAG ATGAGACTGAAAGTGAAGGAG aAGGGGACATCCCTTCAGCAGAGAAACCAGTCCCCATTGAGAATGGAGAAGCAACAGATTCTGTGCCACCTCAAACAACACACag AAGATTACCGCGGCCCAGCAGCGCTCGACCAGCAGCCCCCCGCGTCAAGCGACAGGAGAGCTACGCTGATGTGACCCCAGCAGAGAG GCTGGGCAGTGGTAAGACCCCTGCAACGGTCATTTTGGATGGCAAGAAGTTCTCTGAAGATGAGGATGATGAAGATGGCCAGTTTGTGGTGGAGGAGACAGCTCCGCCTCCCTCTGACATACCAGAAATGGAG CGTAATTCACTTGAACTGCAAGGGGATGACAAACATG GTGGGCTtgtgaaaaaaatcctggaGACAAAAAAAGACTATGAATCATCTCCATCCACAAAGTCAAAAGAACAG GATCGGACGCTGGTGTCGGAGGCGTCTCGTAAGAAAGAACGTGAACTGGTGGCGAAGGAGATTGAGCGCTTGCGTTCGTCTATACAGACGGTGTGCCGCAGCGCTCTGCCCCTGGGCAAGATCATGGACTACATTCAGGAGGATATGGACTCCATGCAGAATGAACTGCAGACCTGGCGCAAAGAGAACAAGGAGAACGCACAGGCTCTGTTACAGGAACAAAG AATCACGGACAGCATTGTGGAACCTCTGAAGTCGGAACTCACTGAACTGGAGCAGTTAATCAAAGACCAGCAGGACAAGATCTGCGCAGTCAAGTCCAACATCCTAAAGAATGAGGAGAAGATCCAGAAGATGGTATCCAGCATCAGCTTCTCCTCGCAAACATGA
- the traf3ip1 gene encoding TRAF3-interacting protein 1 isoform X4: MNESVIKKTQETLGKVIKKPPLTEKLLSKPPFRYLHDIFSEVIRTTGFMKGLYGEAEMKSDNVKDKDSKIVFLQKAIDVVMLVSGEPLAAKPARIVAGHEPEKTNELLQVIAKCCLNKLSSDEAVRRVLAGDKVDQKGKPSTSRSQDKENREGRERHRDREERKGIKESSGSREQKDPDQPKDHESKRDDKDRRQDAERSDKGRERDRTKDRDKDKDKDKSRDREKDKTKEKEREREKEKDRNKDKEKERDKERDKKRERESHKDRERDKERDREREKRREREKEKERHRETEGKLKDRGDRKIKAVEEISKSKPHPEVASKTHEAEAEEAESPSRIPRPSSAKGQRRWPKAGGQDETESEGGDIPSAEKPVPIENGEATDSVPPQTTHRRLPRPSSARPAAPRVKRQESYADVTPAERLGSGKTPATVILDGKKFSEDEDDEDGQFVVEETAPPPSDIPEMERNSLELQGDDKHGGLVKKILETKKDYESSPSTKSKEQDRTLVSEASRKKERELVAKEIERLRSSIQTVCRSALPLGKIMDYIQEDMDSMQNELQTWRKENKENAQALLQEQRITDSIVEPLKSELTELEQLIKDQQDKICAVKSNILKNEEKIQKMVSSISFSSQT; the protein is encoded by the exons ATGAACGAATCAGTTATCAAAAAGACCCAGGAGACTCTGGGAAAAGTGATCAAAAAGCCTCCTCTGACAGAAAAACTGCTCAGCAAACCGCCGTTTCGATACCTGCACGATATCTTCAGTGAG gtaataCGTACCACAGGCTTTATGAAAGGACTTTATGGAGAAGCAGAGATGAAGTCAGATAATGTGAAG GACAAAGATTCAAAAATAGTGTTCCTTCAGAAGGCAATCGATGTGGTGATGCTAGTCAGTGGAGAGCCCTTGGCTGCCAAACCTGCTCGAATCGTAGCTGGACACGAACCAGAGAAGACCAACGAGCTGCTGCAGGTCATTGCTAAGTGCTGTCTCAACAAG CTCTCCAGTGACGAGGCTGTTAGGCGGGTGTTAGCAGGAGACAAGGTGGATCAGAAGGGGAAGCCCAGCACCTCCAGATCCCAGGACAAGGAGAACCGAGAGGGCAGGGAGCGCCACCGAGACCGAGAG GAGAGGAAGGGCATTAAGGAGAGCAGCGGAAGCAGAGAGCAGAAAGATCCAGATCAACCGAAAGATCACGAGAGCAAGAGGGACGACAAGGACCGCCGACAAGATGCCGAGAGGTCTGACAAGGGGCGTGAAAGAGACCGGACAAAAGACAGAGACAAAGACAAGGACAAGGACAAGAGCCGGGATCGGGAGAAAGACAAGACCAAAGAGAAGGAGCGTGAGCGAGAGAAGGAGAAGGACCGCAACAAGGACAAGGAGAAGGAGCGAGATAAAGAAAGGGATAAGAAAAGGGAACGAGAATCTCACAAAGACAGAGAAcgagacaaagaaagagatcGTGAGCGCGAGAAACgaagggagagagaaaaagagaaagaacgACACCGAGAGACTGAAGGGAAGCTGAAGGACAGAGGCGATAGAAAG ATCAAGGCAGTAGAGGAGATCAGCAAGTCAAAGCCTCACCCAGAGGTTGCAAGTAAAACACATGAAGCTGAAGCAGAAGAG GCTGAGAGTCCTTCCCGGATCCCAAGGCCCTCATCGGCTAAAGGACAGAGGCGGTGGCCCAAAGCAGGAGGTCAAG ATGAGACTGAAAGTGAAGGAG GGGACATCCCTTCAGCAGAGAAACCAGTCCCCATTGAGAATGGAGAAGCAACAGATTCTGTGCCACCTCAAACAACACACag AAGATTACCGCGGCCCAGCAGCGCTCGACCAGCAGCCCCCCGCGTCAAGCGACAGGAGAGCTACGCTGATGTGACCCCAGCAGAGAG GCTGGGCAGTGGTAAGACCCCTGCAACGGTCATTTTGGATGGCAAGAAGTTCTCTGAAGATGAGGATGATGAAGATGGCCAGTTTGTGGTGGAGGAGACAGCTCCGCCTCCCTCTGACATACCAGAAATGGAG CGTAATTCACTTGAACTGCAAGGGGATGACAAACATG GTGGGCTtgtgaaaaaaatcctggaGACAAAAAAAGACTATGAATCATCTCCATCCACAAAGTCAAAAGAACAG GATCGGACGCTGGTGTCGGAGGCGTCTCGTAAGAAAGAACGTGAACTGGTGGCGAAGGAGATTGAGCGCTTGCGTTCGTCTATACAGACGGTGTGCCGCAGCGCTCTGCCCCTGGGCAAGATCATGGACTACATTCAGGAGGATATGGACTCCATGCAGAATGAACTGCAGACCTGGCGCAAAGAGAACAAGGAGAACGCACAGGCTCTGTTACAGGAACAAAG AATCACGGACAGCATTGTGGAACCTCTGAAGTCGGAACTCACTGAACTGGAGCAGTTAATCAAAGACCAGCAGGACAAGATCTGCGCAGTCAAGTCCAACATCCTAAAGAATGAGGAGAAGATCCAGAAGATGGTATCCAGCATCAGCTTCTCCTCGCAAACATGA
- the asb1 gene encoding ankyrin repeat and SOCS box protein 1 isoform X1, translating into MMADGENVELPNTAGRNLKEWLQEQFGNRPLEQSEDMRLHNAAHLGDLDTLRTLLQEDSFKQRINERLIWSCGLLPCTPLRIAAMMGHSKCVEYLISQGAGVDLVDVKGQTALFMAVVNGHLDCVKILLKAGADPNGSRHHRSTPLYHAAQVGRVDILRELIRFNADVDIDHRLEQRAMFGTRTLATLAVCPLFISAAYHHFPCFRMLLNAGANPNYNYNGPVSREALVRGRASCMLDGVLKLGCEPAFVRLLLDHGADPYLVPWDELDPETMVRLKVNAEALRIYQEAKRNPRRLMHLCRITIRKIMGKKGLSCISSLQLPETVKRFMLHED; encoded by the exons ATGATGGCAGATGGTGAGAATGTTGAGCTGCCAAACACAGCTG GTCGTAACCTGAAGGAATGGCTCCAGGAACAATTTGGCAACAGGCCTCTGGAACAGAGTGAGGACATGCGTCTACATAACGCTGCCCATTTGGGAGATCTAGACACTCTCAGGACCCTACTACAAGAAGACAGCTTCAAACA GCGAATCAACGAGAGGTTGATTTGGTCATGTGGTTTGCTGCCCTGCACGCCCCTGCGTATTGCTGCCATGATGGGTCACAGCAAATGTGTGGAGTATCTGATCTCTCAGGGAGCTGGAGTGGACCTGGTGGATGTGAAGGGTCAGACTGCTCTGTTCATGGCTGTGGTTAATGGACACCTGGACTGTGTGAAGATCCTTCTGAAAGCCGGTGCTGATCCGAATGGCAGCAGGCATCACCGAAGCACACCTTTATACCACGCTGCACAAGTGGGCCGAGTGGACATCCTACGAGAGCTGATCAG GTTCAATGCTGATGTTGATATTGACCACCGGCTGGAACAGAGGGCTATGTTCGGCACCCGCACTTTGGCAACTCTGGCAGTCTGTCCATTGTTCATTAGCGCTGCTTACCACCACTTCCCCTGCTTCCGGATGCTTCTGAATGCCGGGGCCAACCCGAACTACAACTACAATGGCCCCGTGAGCAGGGAAGCGCTGGTCAGGGGCCGGGCCTCCTGTATGCTGGATGGCGTTCTAAAACTCGGATGCGAACCAGCCTTTGTTCGCTTGCTGCTGGACCATGGCGCTGACCCGTATCTAGTCCCCTGGGACGAGCTCGATCCTGAAACCATGGTTCGCTTAAAGGTCAACGCTGAAGCCCTTCGAATCTACCAGGAGGCCAAAA GAAACCCGAGGAGATTGATGCACCTGTGCCGCATTACAATCCGGAAGATCATGGGCAAGAAGGGTCTGTCATGTATCTCTTCCCTTCAGCTGCCAGAAACCGTCAAAAGATTTATGCTTCACGAGGATTGA